A genomic region of Metopolophium dirhodum isolate CAU chromosome 1, ASM1992520v1, whole genome shotgun sequence contains the following coding sequences:
- the LOC132936464 gene encoding uncharacterized protein LOC132936464 — translation MAGLIENMAAIYKKNYTYVPPTPPAELIDSTSYTLDFVARKFIHIGIDPTENFQVAVHLVTSLRYVKITPDFLKLIFSLMGNILSFILDQPQKYKRNLFLETEIISLSSMVYQGENMLVIESKTQAGCRVLLSHTDLMKLQYLEWSINETVVRKSTIIRPLVLKQLETMGNYLDQEFTKVDSLPKTPEEMIVFINSLSDDKIIGSTPKEDMNFISQLKMYASSQLAEHWAQRWSGESELFTESKVRLISPPRYSSMSPMHEDFSQKRGADEECGIDEFLTQATWAPTRKTKPLHIDDPGSLPTTIIDTLPASFDSDNFAQPPPWYTAPQYIESSPQSPAVDENDGPTSFNLSPSSPPALLGFTGQKLAKKKPSMGSVKRKLF, via the exons atggCTGGTTTGATTGAAAACATGGCAGCAATTTATAAGAAGAATTATACGTACGTTCCTCCGACACCGCCTGCAGAACTGATTGATTCTACGTCATACACATTGGACTTTGTCGCCCGTAAGTTCATACATATTGGCATCGATCCGACTGAAAATTTCCAAGTCGCCGTTCATTTAGTAACTTCATTGCGGTATGTCAAAATAACACCGGATTTTctaaaacttatattttcacTGATGGGGAATATATTGTCGTTTATTTTGGATCAACCGCAAAAATACAAGCGGAATTTATTTCTGGAAACAGAAATTATTTCGCTGTCTAGTATGGTGTATCAAGGGGAAAATATGCTTGTCATCGAATCAAAAACACAAGCCGGATGTCGAGTATTGCTAAGTCACACAGATTTAATGAAATTGCAATATTTAGAATGGTCGATTAACGAAACAGTCGTTCGAAAGTCAACCATTATACGACCACTTGTCTTAAAACAGCTCGAGACTATGGGTAATTATTTGGACCAGGAATTTACCAAAGTTGATTCACTACCAAAGACACCTGAAGAAATGATCGTTTTTATCAACAGTTTAAGTGATGATAAAATTATTGGATCCACTCCTAAAGAAGACATGAATTTCATCAGTCAACTGAAAATGTATGCTTCATCTCAATTAGCCGAACATTGGGCGCAACGATGGAGTGGAGAATCAGAG ttattcacTGAATCCAAAGTGAGGCTCATCTCACCTCCGAGATATTCAAGTATGTCTCCAATGCACGAAGACTTTTCACAAAAAagg ggaGCTGACGAGGAATGTGGTATCGATGAATTTTTAACACAGGCGACATGGGCACCAACTCGGAAAACAAAACCATTG caTATTGATGATCCTGGCAGTCTACCGACGACGATAATAGACACTCTTCCCGCATCGTTTGATTCAGACAATTTTGCACAGCCCCCTCCGTGGTATACAGCGCCTCAATATATTGAATCTTCACCACAAAGTCCTGCAGTTGATGAGAATGACGGTCCAACGTCTTTCAACCTCTCACCATCATCCCCTCCAGCTCTTCTAGGATTCACGGGTCAAAagttggcaaaaaaaaaaccatctatGGGGAGCGTAAAAcgcaaactattttaa